CTGGCGCGGCGTCCGGCCCAGTAAGATACATCATACCCGTTGGCTGCTCCTCACCTCCGGCTGTCTCTATTGTAACCTGGAAGGAGGCGATATGAGAAGGGTCAGGAAGGGAATTCATTTTGAGAACGGCGCTTCCATCAGGTGCGACAGTAAACCGTCCTACCGAAGTCGGCTTGCCGTCACGAAGCGACCAGGCCTGATAGACTTTGCCCTCAGGTGTCTGAGGAAGCTGGTACATATATACGACTCCCGTGCCGCGAATAGGATCGATAACGACCTTGCCGAACGCCTGTCGATTCGGCTCAACACCGCTCAGATCTACAAACTTCATTCCCGGCTGTCCGAGCAGGACCGTGGCATCCTCATACGCATGCAGGTCTCTTTCAAGTTTGGAAATCTGTGCCAAATTTGTCGCATGGTCGTTTTGTAATTGCTCGATCTCTCTTTCTCGTTTTTCACGTTCTGCGCGAAGACCCTCCAGCTCCAGATTGAAAGACTGTTTTTGCGTTAGCGTTGAAAGCTCTTTTTGAATGGAAGAAAGATCTGATTGGAACCGGTCTATTTGACTGAGCAATGAACCCTGCTCAGTTTTCACTGCAGAGAGATCATTTCGAAGAGAATGTCCCCAGAGGAAAAGGACAACAGATGCCGCCGCCGCAACCGCAGCAGCCCACCAGCCAAACTGAGAATGTCCCTTGGGAGCGCTGGCATTTTCGATGGGGCCAGAATCCGCATACACTCTTTTCATCAGCCGCTCGCCTATTACAGCGGATGGCTCATGCTGATTCACGGATGCGGCCAGACATACTGAAAGCTCGGTCGCTTCTTTCAGGCGGGCAGAACAAACGGGGCAGCCGGTGTTGAGATGCGAAACGACATTGTCGGCCTCTTCTTGTATGAGTGTGCCGAAAGCGAATGCTTCTAGCTGCTCATAAATCGCCTCGTGACTTGTGTTCATCTCACGCTTCTACTTTGAGGTGTTTTCGGAGTTGTATGACTGCTTCGCGAATCCGGCTT
This is a stretch of genomic DNA from Candidatus Zixiibacteriota bacterium. It encodes these proteins:
- a CDS encoding anti-sigma factor, yielding MNTSHEAIYEQLEAFAFGTLIQEEADNVVSHLNTGCPVCSARLKEATELSVCLAASVNQHEPSAVIGERLMKRVYADSGPIENASAPKGHSQFGWWAAAVAAAASVVLFLWGHSLRNDLSAVKTEQGSLLSQIDRFQSDLSSIQKELSTLTQKQSFNLELEGLRAEREKREREIEQLQNDHATNLAQISKLERDLHAYEDATVLLGQPGMKFVDLSGVEPNRQAFGKVVIDPIRGTGVVYMYQLPQTPEGKVYQAWSLRDGKPTSVGRFTVAPDGSAVLKMNSLPDPSHIASFQVTIETAGGEEQPTGMMYLTGPDAAPDLK